From the genome of Eucalyptus grandis isolate ANBG69807.140 chromosome 2, ASM1654582v1, whole genome shotgun sequence, one region includes:
- the LOC108954433 gene encoding uncharacterized protein LOC108954433: MAGNNSFMTDLLALLDNEDNLMKVVTSEPSSSTAPFDVKYYLTIIEEILDHATAVAENTQPKGNHVQSKSLTLPSKEISSTNTELCCQITCRAQHTNNVGKTLASIFDQLSSFPWGARAVLTLLALTMHYAEKWRLTQIEESDELLRLMARLRGLHTTGKSSDTQRSKAFLEISNLIRVTLEFTRFQGRDLSTLSVRVTRKQESFKKQVEVFVQKNGEIIDRRNFYTRRSENFTVLMLTLPSFWALLFCNGKDSPTVTQGFKKTPAEVEQLQNKKVMLLISDLTLSDNEIMWVPIADVKDDERFQKKRSKMPLYSCNSIVSKAAARFIKKYWQFKQQTKHRVLLFLPQASHHLAPWSWAITVRKPPSTAEEPHHPSASRQPAVLAKSKTTSAETHFCRVPQ; encoded by the exons ATGGCCGGCAACAATAGCTTCATGACCGACTTACTTGCCCTCCTTGACAACGAGGACAACCTCATGAAGGTTGTCACGAGCGAGCCGTCATCTAGCACAGCACCTTTTGATGTCAAGTATTACTTGACCATCATCGAGGAAATCCTGGACCATGCTACGGCCGTTGCGGAGAACACTCAGCCAAAG GGTAACCATGTTCAGAGCAAAAGCTTGACCTTGCCTTCCAAAGAAATTTCATCCACAAATACTGAACTGTGTTGTCAG ATTACTTGCAGAGCCCAACACACCAACAATGTGGGCAAAACACTGGCATCGATTTTCGACCAGTTGTCATCCTTTCCATGGGGTGCCAGGGCCGTGCTGACACTGTTGGCTTTGACGATGCATTATGCCGAAAAATGGCGTCTCACTCAAATTGAAGAATCGGACGAACTTTTACGCTTGATGGCCAGGTTGAGAGGGTTACATACAACTGGTAAGTCCTCCGACACACAGCGAAGCAAGGCTTTTTTGGAGATCAGTAATCTGATCAGGGTCACTTTGGAGTTTACCCG GTTCCAAGGGCGAGATCTATCGACCTTGTCGGTGCGGGTaacaaggaaacaagaatcCTTCAAGAAGCAAGTGGAAGTTTTCGTGCAAAAGAACGGTGAGATCATTGAT AGGAGAAACTTCTATACAAGAAGATCAGAAAACTTTACAGTTCTCATGCTGACATTGCCGAGTTTTTGGGCCCTACTGTTCTGCAACGGGAAGGATTCACCTACAGTTACTCAAGGTTTCAAGAAGACACCG GCTGAGGTGGAGCAGTTGCAGAACAAGAAAGTGATGCTGCTTATTTCGGACTTGACCTTGTCAGACAACGAAATTATGTGGGTTCCTATTGCGGATGTAAAAGACGATGAACGGTTCCAAAAGAAGAGATCAAAGATGCCCTTGTACTCGTGCAATTCCATTGTCAGCAAGGCAGCAGCAAGATTCATCAAGAAGTATTGGCAATTTAAGCAGCAGACTAAG CACCGTGTGCTGCTGTTTTTGCCCCAAGCCAGCCACCATCTTGCACCATGGTCGTGGGCCATCACTGTCCGCAAGCCGCCATCCACTGCCGAAGAGCCGCACCACCCATCTGCGAGCCGTCAACCCGCCGTTCTTGCCAAATCAAAAACCACCTCCGCCGAGACCCACTTTTGCCGAGTGCCTCAGTGA